The sequence TTTCAAGACGTACCAGTTCGAGAACAACCCTAACGGTAAAATGTTACTCAGTATCCTGTTTGCCACCTCAAAGCAGTATTCTGAATACAATTTGATGGCAGATTTAGAAAAAGTTCCTTCTGGTCGGGTCGAACATACTCTACACGAACTACTCAAATGTCTGCTAGAAGACTATCACAACACCGTTAGCGTACTCGAAGAGCTTAGAATTGCTTGTAAACCAAAACTTAATAGTGCAAAACTAAATTTGAAAGTTCTACTTTAAGTTCTAACGAGGTCTAGATAGTCCTAGTAATCACCCTTACCTGGAATAATGTGCCTAATGCCGCCCCTAGGGTTCTCAACATCGCCTACATAGCGAGGTATTAGGTGTAGGTGTACGTGGTGTATGGTTCGTCCAGCAGCCTCTCCGTCATTAACACCAAGATTAAAGGCATCAGGATGATGCTTTTCAACTATTTCGTCACGGGTTACCTTAGCTAAACCATAAATGGCAGCCAATTCCTCGTCACTTAAATCAAAGAAGGATTCGACATGTCGCTTTGGAATTACTTCCGCATGACCATCGCTCACAGGGTAGTTGTCCCACCTTGCGTAGGCTAAATCGTTTTGTGTTATTACGGAGTGTCGCTCTGGATTTTCGAAATCGCAAAACAAGCATTCTGGTTTACTCATAAATACATAATACCACAAAGTTGCAAGCACGTAATACAAACGTCGTACAATGTACGTTGAGCGACATAGGGTAACAGAGGTGGAAAAGAATATTTTCTAGAAACACCCAATGTCAAGGGCTTGCGTCTACTGCACCCACCTCTGTTAAAAAACATATTATGCCATGTTAGGTTTTTCGCTGACGCAGTTTAGGTAAATATGCTGTGCTGTGTCAATAGTATAAGTAGTTTCGCGGCGATTTGTACTTCCCTACTACTGTTAACTGCGTGGAGTTGTGTGTTGCGGCTGGTGTGGGGAAAAATTCAACTCTGGTTTAACTCCCAAGAAACTCAAGCGAGGTACGATATTCTACTACTATTACAGATGTGAAGCTGATGGTTGTCAGTTTAAGAATAAGAGTGTGCGTGCGAATGTCGCACTGAACTATATGTTCGACTTTCTTGATGACCACCTATTTACTACAAAGGAAAACTATCACTCATATATTGATGACGCGAATGTACGAATTGATCGACAATCGAAAGAACTGCGGAGTAACATTGCGAGCACAACCACTCTGCTAGGTAATAAACAGAAAGAATATGAGAATGCAAAGACATTTGTTAGAAACAATCCTAGTCTTGCGGAGCATTATGATCTCGATGTATTGAAAAAAGATAAAGAGGTTATTGAAGATGAACTCAAGAAACTGAGAACCCAGCTGGAAGAATTAAGGCAGGCAAAACTCACCTACAAGCAATATCTCAAACTATTTGAATCTCTATCTGTTAAATTACGCAAAAGTACCGATATGGCATACTTGGACAAAGTGCTCGGAATTTTCTTCTCGAACTGCACAATCAAAGCGAGCGGAAAAGGCAAACAACAGAGGTATGAAATCACTCATAAATTAAACGAACCCTGGGACGGGTTCGTAAAATCAGGTAATTTCGATCGTGGTCGCCCAAAGGCGAATAACTTTGAACTCCACCTTGAGAGCATATTATTTGCATTAAATCAGTCATGGGACTCATTAAATTATGAAAAGAATACTGCTCCACTCATTGCCTTAATAGATGAGAAAGAAAGCTCCAATCAGATTAAAGGAAAGATATATGCTTACTAGGTATCATTAACCTACAAAGGTTTGAACCAAACTGCGCACATAAGGGGTGTGCTCCTGCAAATCTAAATACATCATAAAATAACTTTACAAATAAATAGAAGTGGGTTATAATATAGTTCAATGGCAGTTGATATATTGAAACCAATACCTTGTTTAGATAAGGCAAGGGAACTTAAATTAGAATATAGGGGTCACCCCATTGACAGTGACCACCCTTTGTTTAGTGAACCACTCGTACCTATTAGTGAATATGGTGTTGATGGTGTTAGTTACTATAGCCAGCCAAATAACGCTACTGTTGACCCTGTAGAGGGAGTAACGCCAAATATATTTGTTAGACGTTCAGTTGCTAAAAAACTTAGGGCTGCTAATGATTTCATTGTTGCACATAAGGGTCTAGCAGCCCTATTTGATGGGCGTATTGAACTGTATGTGCGTGATGGTTTTCGCTCTCCAATTCTGCAAGCCCATCTTCACGATACAGTTATTCCTCGTCTAGTTAGAACTCAGAATCCCGACTGGACTGACGAACAAATAGCGACCAGAGTGAGTCAAGTAATTGCCTACCCTCAGTGGTCACAAGACACTATGCCACCTCACTTTACTGGTGGAGCTGTTGATTTAAGCCTGAGGTCTACCGACACAGGAGAGTTAATTGATACTGCTCATGGTAAGGCACAAGTAGGAAAAGAAGCTATACGTACAGATTTCTTAGAAGAAGTATTAAGAGGTGGTTTGGCTATTGAAGGGCTTGAGAGAGCCTTGAATGCACGAAGAGTGCTTCACAATGTAATGACCTCAGAAGAAGTGGGTGGAGTAAGTATGGAGAATAACCCAACTGAAACTTGGCACTATTCTCTCTACGACCAAATGTGGGGTATCTTAGGGGGTCATGAAGCTGCTTATTATGGCGTCCCGCCTGAAATACCAGAAGAGCTACAGCTCACTGAAATCAAATAACCAAACCTCTACTATTAACAAATCAGGACTGTGGTAGCTTTATAAACTTAGTGGAATTGTCTTATTGCTAAAATAGTAATAGGAAACAAAACAAAAATGAACCAAAACTCACTCGCTAATCTAAAGAAATGGAACAAGGGTCAATCAGGCAACCCTGCTGGTAGAAAACTAGGTAGTAAAAACGTATTTACTGTTGTTCGTGAACTATTAGAACAAGACGCAAGTGAGCAGTTATTAACCAGCAACAACATAGCAAGCCTAACTAATGGAAAACCAACGAGCTACGCCCAAGCTATCGTACTTGCCATGCTTAAAAAAGCTCTTGAGGGCAACGTACAGGTTGTCTGTTGGCTTTCTCAGCAACAAGGGCTAAGTTATGCGTCTGAAACAACTGAAAATGGACTATTCCAATCTTCTAAATTACTGGTTGAAGTCATACCTGCAAAGCAGTCTGCACTGGATTAGCAGAGGCTTAGAGGTCTTGACATAGAAAGCCATAACCTTTATACTGTAGGTATAGTAGACGCCAACCAGAAGACTTAGTAAGACTAGGTTTCCTGCGTGGCGTCTATTTTGATTCTATAGACTACATGCAGTTAGCTTTGGCACATTAGTAGAATGCCCTTACGAGCTTCTTTGGTGGTGAAGACCCTAAAACCCTTCACTGGTCAAAGAAAGACTAGTCGTGTCAGACAGAGGAATAGTTAGAAGTGTAGAGACAGAAGGGCAAAAACAAAAAGAGGACGAGGACGCTTTACTAGAGTTGCTCAAGGCTTTAGAGAGTGTAGATATGGAAAGCCCACTGGCTGAGTTAAACGAAACAACTATTAGCGACAATAATGGTGGTCGTATCCACCTTTAGTATGCTTCACTCTTGAAGTAGAATAAGGGTAATGGAAGACGAAGAAGAAAAGGTAGATATACATAAGCTGAAATATGCTTTATATGTTCGCAAATCTACTGACGACAAAGAACGCCAGCAACGCTCTGTTGGCGACCAGATTGCTGAATGTGAAGAACTAGCAGCAAAACTTGGTGTTAAACTCGCTAAACCTTATTACGAAGATAGTGGCTCTGCAAAAATACCAGATAACCCAAAGCGCAACAGATTCAAAGACTTACTTTCTGACCTACAAGCAGGAAAAGTAGATGGCATTATGGCATGGCACCCAGACCGACTTGCTCGTAATATGCAAGATGGGGGCAAAATCTTTGGCTTAATTGATGATGGCGACATTAAAGACCTCAAGTTCGTAACCCACTATTACACCAATAATGCTAGTGGAAAGATGTTACTAGGTATTTCATTTACATTATCTACCTACTACTCAGCAAATCTATCTGACAATGTGAAACGAGGTCATAAACGAGCCTTTAAGGAAGGTAAGTCATCTGGTACTCCCAAGCATGGCTATATTCGCACAGAAGAAGGCGTGTATGTACCTGATGGCAAAAACTTTGACCTTGTTGTTGAAGCATGGCAACTAAGAAAACGTGGAATGGGCTTGCGTGAGATTGCTGATTACATGAATGAGCAGGGCTATGGACGAATCATTAAAAGCACGAAGGCAAAACGCTTTGGCGAAACAATCACTATGACTTACCAGATTCTTAGTGAAATGTTCAAAGACTCTTTCTATTACGGGATTCTTATTCAGACTAAAAAGACTATTAACCTTTGCGACTCATACGACTTCAAAATCGCAGTAAATGAAGATGACTTTAATGAGGTACAAAGACTTTCAAGAGCTATGCGTTCGCCACTGGTAACTAATAGGCGTAAAACATTCTACCCCTTGAGAGCATTAGTGAAGTGTTCAGCCTGTACTCGTAGCATGACGCCAGGCGCTTCAAAGAGTAGAGTTGGAAAGCGTTATTTATACTATCGCTGTACCAATGATGACTGTACTCGCAAGAAGAAATCCATACGAGCCTTAGTTGTGTTTAACTACATGTACCAATTATTAGAGAATGGCATAGCACTTACAGAAAAAGACTATCAGTATTATCACGATAACCTAACAGGGCAAGCCAATAACAGGCAACTTACTCTTAGAACTGAAATCAACAGCAAAGAAGGCGCACTGAAAGCTACCAAGCGTAGAATTAAAGAAATTGGCTTGAAGATTGTAGACTACAAGCAAGATAGCCCTGTATGGAAAGTAAACAACGAACAGATATTAAAACTGGAAGCCGATAGCAAAGACCTTGCAAACCAGATTACTGAACTCAAGGAAACAATGAAAGACCCAAAGCAAGAGCTACTAAGCATAGAACAATTTTTGAACCTAGCTAAAAACGCTGGTTCTAAACTGAAAGTAGCTAATGAAGTCGCTAAAGACCGTATATGTCGAATAATCTTTTTGAACCTAGTGGTAGATGAGGAAAATGTAGTGTCCTACCAGATGACAAAAGCCTTCTCCAAGCTGGAAAAGGCTCAAAAAGTCTTGAGTGGTCGGG comes from Candidatus Saccharibacteria bacterium and encodes:
- a CDS encoding HIT family protein — its product is MSKPECLFCDFENPERHSVITQNDLAYARWDNYPVSDGHAEVIPKRHVESFFDLSDEELAAIYGLAKVTRDEIVEKHHPDAFNLGVNDGEAAGRTIHHVHLHLIPRYVGDVENPRGGIRHIIPGKGDY